From one Candidatus Acidiferrales bacterium genomic stretch:
- a CDS encoding helix-turn-helix transcriptional regulator: MVEKKVEEVNSDMDREVVRCGVCGLVQYRTRTDNCRRCLRLLPPKVTFVIPTPSLQDAQGDEAQSSGEWPNRETVENIGQRIRQLRESRGMTQSQLQSRSRVSRSYLSRIESGQMTPSLGTLEKISEALGVGLNRFFVPESTGQTLLEDPFIQGLRPFLRQLDWAQWQSILKRLQAISDHVSNSAVMRAPVQPIPQSKMPQLPRRHPPSMAAAHR, translated from the coding sequence GTCAACTCGGACATGGACCGAGAAGTCGTCCGCTGTGGTGTCTGCGGACTCGTTCAATATCGCACCCGTACCGATAACTGTCGCCGCTGCCTGCGCCTGTTGCCTCCGAAGGTGACTTTCGTCATCCCGACTCCTTCGCTTCAGGACGCTCAGGGCGATGAAGCGCAGTCCTCGGGTGAGTGGCCGAATCGCGAGACGGTCGAGAACATCGGCCAGCGCATTCGCCAGTTGCGCGAGTCCCGCGGCATGACGCAGAGCCAGCTGCAATCTCGCTCGCGCGTTTCGCGTTCTTATCTTTCGCGCATCGAGAGCGGCCAGATGACGCCTAGCCTCGGCACGCTCGAGAAAATCTCCGAAGCGCTTGGCGTCGGACTCAACCGTTTCTTTGTGCCCGAGTCCACGGGTCAGACGCTTCTCGAGGATCCTTTCATTCAGGGACTGCGGCCGTTCCTGCGCCAGCTCGATTGGGCGCAATGGCAGTCCATTCTCAAGCGTTTGCAGGCTATCAGCGACCACGTCAGCAACAGTGCCGTGATGCGCGCACCGGTGCAGCCGATCCCGCAGTCGAAGATGCCGCAGTTGCCGCGCCGGCATCCGCCGTCCATGGCGGCCGCACACCGCTGA